One Candida dubliniensis CD36 chromosome 1, complete sequence genomic region harbors:
- a CDS encoding general negative regulator of transcription, CCR4-NOT complex subunit, putative (Similar to S. cerevisiae NOT3): MSARKLQQEFDKLNKKISEGLQAFDDIKDKINATESASQREKLENDLKKELKKLQRSRDQLKQWLGDSSIKLDKNLLQENRTKIEHAMDQFKELEKSSKIKQFSNEGLELQSQQKRSRFGDDAKYQEACTYINEVIEQLNGQNEELEQELDSLSGQSKRKGGSSLQSSIEDVKYKIERNNSHIAKLEEVLENLDNDKLDPAKIDDIKDDLDYYVENNQDEDYVEYDEFYDLLEVDEEDDVEVQGSLAQMAAETEDERKREEERKREEKEKEKQQQNPPRTSSSMSSSSSSNQNNIGNNTPPATQVKPLVVTAASGDQNNNSASSVSSTSTPVKKLKPALAPAPAPPPITSATSYSNAIKAAQTASTSSNSNSSIANTSTDNTNSNTRKSNRSVSPPAATDNHNHAPAAVSTPVKVLPPGLNHDSSINSTLKSESSSPLVNHAKVNNNHELNISRSQSPMVSNENKAFSDTISRIINVAHSRLNDPLPLQSITGLLESSLLNCPDSYDAEKPRQYNPVNVHPSSIDYPQEPMYELNSSHYMKKFDNDTLFFCFYYGDGMDSISKYNAAKELSRRGWVFNTEFSQWFSKDSKNGGKNRSMSVIQREEENGNIIGDSSSGKEELREKIDDNGEVPSNYKYFDYEKTWLTRRRENYQFANENRQIFQ; the protein is encoded by the coding sequence ATGAGTGCAAGAAAACtacaacaagaatttgaCAAACTAAACAAGAAGATTTCCGAAGGGCTTCAAGCCTTTGATGATATCAAAGACAAGATTAATGCTACGGAGTCTGCGTCACAACGAGAAAAGTTGGAGAATGATTTGAAGAAGgagttgaagaaattgcaGAGACTGAGAGACCAGTTAAAGCAATGGCTAGGAGATAGCAGCATTAAATTAGACAAGAATTTATTACAGGAGAATCGTACTAAGATTGAACATGCCATGGATCAGTTTAAAGAATTGGAGAAACTGCTGAAAATAAAACAGTTTTCTAATGAAGGGTTGGAGTTGCAAAGTCAACAAAAGCGATCGCGATTTGGTGACGATGCCAAATATCAAGAAGCTTGTACTTATATAAATGAGGTTATTGAGCAATTGAATGGTCAAAATGAGGAATTGGAACAAGAATTAGATTCATTGAGTGGTCAactgaaaagaaaaggagGTAGTTCACTACAACTGTCTATTGAGGATGTTAAATACAAGATAGAACGAAACAATTCTCATATAGCCAAGTTGGAAGAAGTTTTAGAGAATTTGGATAACGACAAATTGGACCCTGCCAAAATCGATGATATTAAAGATGATTTAGATTATTATGTTGAGAATAATCAGGACGAGGATTATGTTGAATATGATGAATTTTACGATCTATTAGAAGTGGAcgaagaagatgatgttGAAGTCCAAGGTTCATTGGCGCAAATGGCAGCTGAAACTGAagatgaaagaaaaagggaggaggaaagaaaaagggaAGAAAAGGAGAAGGAGAAGCAACAACAGAACCCACCAAGGACGTCTTCATCCATGTCCAGTTccagtagtagtaatcaaaataatattggcAATAATACTCCTCCAGCAACACAAGTAAAGCCGTTAGTAGTGACAGCTGCAAGTGGAGatcaaaacaataacaGTGCTTCCTCAGTATCGtcaacatcaacaccagtgaagaaattaaagcCTGCACTTGCGCCAGCACCGGCACCGCCACCGATAACAAGTGCAACTTCCTATTCAAATGCTATAAAGGCAGCACAGACAGCTTCCACATCCTctaattccaattcttctaTTGCTAATACTTCTACTGATAACACCAATTCCAACACACGCAAAAGCAACCGTTCAGTGTCACCTCCTGCTGCTACTGATAACCATAATCATGCCCCAGCAGCAGTGTCCACTCCAGTTAAAGTTTTGCCGCCTGGGTTGAATCATGATTCATCCATCAATTCTACATTGAAATCAGAGTCGTCATCACCATTGGTCAACCATGCCAAGGTTAATAATAACCACGAGTTGAATATTAGCAGATCGCAACTGCCAATGGTTTCTAATGAGAACAAGGCATTTAGTGATACCATTTCTCGAATTATTAATGTTGCCCACAGCAGATTAAATGACCCATTACCTTTGCAATCAATAACCGGGTTATTAGAGAGCTCCTTGTTGAACTGTCCCGATTCGTATGATGCCGAAAAGCCAAGACAATATAACCCAGTTAACGTCCATCCGTCACTGATTGATTATCCACAAGAACCAATGTACGAATTGAACAGCAGTCATTACATGAAAAagtttgataatgatacattgtttttttgcttttatTATGGCGATGGCATGGATagtatttcaaaatataatgCTGCCAAAGAATTGTCGAGACGAGGATGGGTGTTTAATACTGAATTTAGTCAATGGTTTTCCAAAGATAGCAAGAATGGAGGTAAGAACCGGTCAATGTCGGTGATAcaaagagaagaagaaaatggtAATATTATTGGCGATAGCAGCAGTGGTAAGGAGGAATTGCGCGAGAAAATCGATGATAATGGTGAAGTTCCAAGTAATTACAAATACTTTGATTATGAAAAGACATGGTTAACACGTCGAAGAGAAAACTATCAATTTGCTAATGAAAACAGACAGATTTTCCAATGA